One genomic segment of Pelagerythrobacter marensis includes these proteins:
- a CDS encoding CC_3452 family protein, with translation MTFSSPLRSAGAATLAVAISALSLGALVAPAPAHANGAAFYTAELAAPAAERTNIIGGVAWQCQGTNCAAAKSNSRPLVVCQRVARELGEVTGFTAKGKALADKDLARCNGN, from the coding sequence ATGACCTTCTCCTCCCCCCTCCGTTCCGCCGGCGCTGCAACGCTGGCCGTCGCCATCAGTGCTCTTTCGCTCGGTGCGCTTGTCGCTCCCGCCCCTGCCCATGCGAACGGCGCGGCCTTCTACACCGCGGAATTGGCCGCCCCGGCTGCCGAACGCACCAACATCATCGGCGGTGTGGCATGGCAGTGCCAGGGCACGAACTGCGCAGCAGCCAAGAGCAATTCTCGCCCTCTCGTCGTCTGCCAGCGCGTCGCACGCGAGCTGGGCGAAGTGACCGGCTTCACCGCCAAGGGCAAGGCCCTGGCTGACAAGGATCTCGCTCGCTGCAACGGCAACTAG
- the galE gene encoding UDP-glucose 4-epimerase GalE: MNCKPPVLVTGGAGYIGSHAVLALLDADWPVVVIDDLSTGFRFAVPPAVPFYRGDVGDAGLLAQIFAEQRIGAIMHFAGSVVVPDSVSDPLGYYDNNTVKSRALIAAAVAAGVPHIIFSSTAATYGIPDVSPVTEDAPQRPINPYGWSKLMTERMLADTAAVHPLNYCALRYFNVAGADPQARTGQSTAGATHLIKVACEAATGQRSHVDVYGTDYATPDGTGVRDYIHVSDLVAAHVLALEALIAEPGQSLTMNCGYGRGFSVLEVLDAVDRATDGAIERRFGPRRAGDPDAIVSDPALIRSTLPWEPKYADLEQIVFHALQWERVLAEVWPREAETAQQVGSAA; this comes from the coding sequence ATGAATTGCAAGCCCCCCGTCCTGGTAACCGGCGGCGCCGGATATATCGGCAGCCACGCCGTTCTCGCGCTGCTCGACGCCGATTGGCCGGTCGTCGTGATCGACGATCTTTCGACCGGCTTCCGCTTCGCCGTTCCGCCGGCCGTTCCGTTCTATCGCGGCGATGTTGGCGACGCGGGATTGCTGGCACAGATTTTCGCCGAGCAGCGAATCGGTGCAATCATGCATTTCGCCGGATCGGTTGTGGTGCCGGACTCGGTGAGCGATCCGCTCGGGTACTACGACAACAACACGGTGAAGAGCCGGGCGCTTATCGCTGCGGCGGTGGCGGCGGGCGTGCCGCACATCATCTTTTCTAGCACGGCGGCGACATATGGCATACCCGATGTCTCGCCCGTCACCGAAGACGCGCCGCAGCGGCCGATCAATCCTTATGGCTGGTCGAAACTGATGACGGAACGGATGCTCGCGGATACGGCTGCGGTGCATCCCCTCAACTATTGCGCGCTGCGCTATTTCAACGTCGCCGGTGCCGATCCCCAGGCGCGAACCGGCCAGTCGACGGCGGGGGCGACGCACCTGATCAAGGTGGCCTGCGAAGCGGCGACGGGCCAGCGGAGCCATGTCGACGTTTACGGCACCGACTACGCCACGCCCGATGGCACGGGGGTGCGCGACTACATCCACGTCAGCGATCTTGTGGCCGCGCACGTTCTCGCGCTGGAGGCGCTGATTGCGGAACCGGGCCAGTCGCTGACGATGAATTGCGGGTATGGCAGGGGGTTCTCGGTGCTCGAAGTGCTCGACGCCGTCGACCGCGCAACGGACGGCGCGATCGAGCGGCGTTTCGGCCCGCGCCGTGCGGGGGACCCCGATGCAATCGTTTCCGACCCCGCCCTGATCCGCTCGACTTTGCCGTGGGAGCCGAAGTACGCTGATCTGGAACAGATCGTGTTCCATGCGCTGCAATGGGAACGGGTGCTGGCGGAGGTGTGGCCGCGTGAAGCGGAGACGGCGCAGCAAGTCGGTTCCGCCGCCTGA
- a CDS encoding glycoside hydrolase family 25 protein, whose protein sequence is MARRRGGRRTRTGWRARILAALLLVVLAGGIWLRWDLRHWQPAESAFPDQGVEIEADDGTVNFRTLRALGASFAYLDASDGAQGQDRALSDNLAAARAAGLQVGAVHRFDPCAMADGQSANFVTMVPRDPLLLPPAIELARTAGDCAERVSDAAVESELMTLINQIEMHAGKPVILKIDPGFEDRYHLAGMLDRNLWLTRTRFEPTYAGRPWLLWTANTALHTQASDQPLRWVVARP, encoded by the coding sequence ATGGCACGCAGAAGAGGGGGCAGGCGGACGCGGACCGGTTGGCGGGCGCGGATACTGGCGGCACTGTTGCTGGTCGTATTGGCCGGCGGCATCTGGCTGCGGTGGGACCTGCGCCACTGGCAACCGGCGGAAAGCGCGTTTCCCGATCAGGGCGTAGAGATCGAGGCCGACGACGGCACCGTCAATTTCCGCACCTTGCGCGCCCTGGGCGCCAGCTTCGCCTACCTCGATGCTAGCGACGGGGCGCAGGGTCAGGACCGGGCGTTGAGCGACAATCTCGCCGCCGCGCGCGCCGCGGGGCTCCAGGTGGGGGCCGTCCATCGGTTCGATCCGTGCGCGATGGCCGATGGACAGTCGGCCAATTTCGTCACGATGGTGCCGCGCGATCCCTTGCTTCTTCCGCCGGCGATCGAACTGGCGCGTACAGCAGGGGACTGTGCCGAACGGGTGAGCGATGCAGCCGTCGAAAGCGAATTGATGACACTGATCAACCAGATCGAGATGCATGCGGGCAAGCCCGTCATCCTCAAGATCGATCCGGGGTTCGAGGATCGCTATCACCTCGCCGGAATGCTGGATCGGAACCTCTGGCTGACCCGGACCCGCTTCGAACCCACTTACGCCGGCCGGCCCTGGCTGCTCTGGACCGCCAACACTGCCTTGCATACTCAGGCCAGCGACCAGCCGCTCCGCTGGGTCGTCGCGCGGCCCTAG
- a CDS encoding M14 family metallopeptidase, which produces MNTNDIQIDCNFDGGNIEVLSVDGVNATLAIRQDHLSEFKQWFHFRVSGAAGRELVLRITGLETSAYPLGWPEYNCRVSEDREHWTVANTGYDKNAEGGTLTVRHTPASDLAWFAYFAPYSMERHHDLVAECAASEGVDYRRLGTTLDGQPIDCLELGEGDRQVWLYARQHPGETQAEWWMEGALGRLIDPTDPIARALRAKCRFHIVPNCNPDGSRRGHLRTNAKGVNLNREWDNPTADNSPEVLALRNAMDETGVDFAMDVHGDEAIPAVFLAGYEGLPGLTDDHYAGFTRYRAILDRRTPDFQTEKGYVAAKPGQANLSMSTTQVAHRFGATAMTLEMPYKDNDDLPDPEQNWSPERCSQLGRDCLGALWEWLDGAN; this is translated from the coding sequence GTGAACACAAACGACATCCAGATCGACTGCAATTTCGACGGCGGCAATATCGAGGTGCTGTCGGTCGACGGCGTGAACGCCACGCTTGCCATTCGGCAGGATCATCTGTCCGAATTCAAGCAGTGGTTCCATTTCCGCGTCAGCGGCGCTGCCGGCCGCGAGCTTGTACTCAGGATCACAGGGCTGGAAACGTCCGCTTATCCGCTTGGCTGGCCGGAGTACAATTGCCGCGTCAGCGAAGACCGGGAACACTGGACCGTTGCGAACACCGGCTATGACAAGAACGCCGAGGGCGGCACCCTGACCGTGCGCCATACGCCGGCCAGCGATCTCGCCTGGTTCGCCTATTTCGCGCCTTATTCGATGGAACGCCATCACGATCTGGTGGCCGAATGCGCTGCCAGCGAAGGCGTCGATTATCGCCGGCTCGGCACTACGCTGGACGGGCAGCCGATCGACTGCCTCGAATTGGGCGAAGGCGACAGGCAGGTCTGGCTCTACGCGCGCCAGCATCCGGGCGAAACGCAGGCGGAATGGTGGATGGAAGGCGCACTGGGGCGCCTGATCGATCCCACCGATCCGATTGCGCGTGCGCTACGGGCGAAATGCCGGTTCCACATCGTGCCCAACTGCAATCCCGACGGGTCGCGGCGCGGGCATTTGCGGACCAACGCCAAGGGCGTGAACCTCAACCGCGAATGGGACAACCCGACAGCGGACAATTCACCCGAAGTTCTGGCGCTGCGCAATGCAATGGATGAAACCGGGGTCGACTTCGCGATGGACGTTCACGGCGACGAGGCCATTCCCGCCGTGTTCCTCGCCGGCTACGAGGGGCTTCCCGGACTGACCGACGATCACTATGCCGGCTTCACCCGCTACCGCGCGATCCTCGATCGCCGCACGCCCGACTTCCAGACCGAAAAAGGCTATGTCGCGGCCAAGCCCGGCCAGGCCAACCTTTCGATGAGCACCACCCAGGTCGCTCACCGTTTCGGTGCCACGGCGATGACGCTGGAAATGCCCTACAAAGATAACGACGACCTGCCCGATCCAGAACAGAACTGGTCGCCCGAACGGTGCAGCCAACTGGGCCGCGATTGTCTGGGCGCACTGTGGGAATGGCTCGACGGGGCGAATTAG
- a CDS encoding replicative DNA helicase: MAEQDLLSRPEAEAAQGRALPANIEAEAAFLGAVLIDNRVIEELPVSVRPEHFFEPLHQRIYERVLTLLDRNAVVTPVTLKPYFEADEALKEMGGITYLAQLTADGQGLLAPRELAQQIYDLALLRELVSVGRTLVEGALDTSEDVAPMDRIAQAEADLFKVAEGASATSEASTFGMATNKALSMIELAINSGGHVSGKTTGFTSINDKCGGLHNSDLIILAGRPGMGKSSLATNIAFNCADRLLRDRRDEIDEEKSVGSGVALFSLEMSADQLATRILAEQAGISSEALRMGKISRDDFQKLSFASQRLAELPLFIDDTPALTIAALRTRARRLKRKHDIGLVIVDYLQLLQGSGRANDNRVNEISEISRGLKTLAKELDLPVIALSQLSRAVEQRDDKRPMLSDLRESGSIEQDADMVWFIYREDYYVAAREPKRPVESDDTKVHEAHSAWASEMERVFGLAELIVAKQRHGATGKVRLRFEPRITRFSDLAEEDRRTGEYD, translated from the coding sequence ATGGCCGAACAAGACCTCCTCTCCCGCCCCGAAGCCGAAGCCGCGCAAGGCCGCGCGTTGCCCGCTAATATCGAAGCCGAGGCAGCCTTCCTGGGCGCGGTTCTGATCGACAACCGTGTGATCGAGGAACTGCCGGTCTCTGTCCGGCCGGAACACTTTTTCGAACCGCTGCATCAGCGCATCTACGAACGCGTTCTGACGCTGCTCGACCGCAACGCCGTGGTCACCCCGGTCACGCTGAAACCTTATTTCGAAGCGGACGAAGCGCTGAAGGAAATGGGCGGGATCACCTATCTCGCGCAATTGACCGCGGATGGTCAGGGCCTGCTGGCCCCGCGGGAACTCGCCCAGCAGATTTACGACCTCGCGCTGCTGCGCGAACTGGTCAGCGTCGGCCGCACCCTGGTGGAGGGCGCGCTGGACACCAGCGAGGACGTTGCGCCGATGGACCGCATCGCGCAGGCCGAAGCCGACCTGTTCAAGGTGGCCGAAGGCGCATCCGCGACCAGCGAAGCTTCCACGTTCGGCATGGCGACCAACAAGGCGCTGAGCATGATCGAACTGGCGATCAATTCGGGCGGCCATGTGTCGGGCAAGACGACCGGGTTCACTTCCATCAACGACAAGTGCGGCGGCCTGCACAACTCGGACCTCATCATCCTCGCCGGGCGTCCGGGCATGGGCAAATCGTCGCTCGCCACCAACATCGCCTTCAACTGTGCCGACCGTCTGCTGCGCGACCGCCGCGACGAGATCGACGAAGAGAAGTCGGTGGGTTCCGGCGTGGCGCTGTTCAGCCTGGAAATGAGCGCCGATCAGCTGGCGACCCGTATTCTGGCGGAGCAGGCGGGCATCAGTTCCGAAGCGCTGCGCATGGGCAAGATCAGCCGCGACGATTTCCAGAAACTCAGCTTCGCCAGCCAGCGACTGGCCGAACTGCCGCTGTTCATCGACGATACGCCCGCACTGACCATCGCCGCCTTGCGCACCCGCGCGCGGCGGCTGAAGCGCAAGCACGACATCGGCCTGGTCATCGTCGACTACCTCCAGCTGCTGCAGGGCAGCGGCCGCGCAAACGACAACCGGGTCAACGAGATCTCCGAAATCAGCCGCGGCCTGAAGACGCTGGCCAAGGAACTGGACCTTCCGGTGATTGCGCTCTCGCAGCTCAGCCGCGCGGTCGAACAGCGCGACGACAAGCGCCCGATGCTCTCCGACCTGCGCGAATCGGGATCGATCGAGCAGGACGCGGATATGGTCTGGTTCATCTATCGCGAAGACTACTACGTCGCCGCGCGCGAGCCCAAGCGTCCGGTCGAGAGCGACGATACCAAAGTGCACGAAGCCCACTCCGCCTGGGCGAGCGAAATGGAGCGGGTGTTTGGCCTGGCCGAACTGATCGTTGCCAAACAGCGCCACGGTGCGACCGGCAAAGTCCGTCTGCGGTTCGAACCGCGGATCACGCGCTTCTCCGACCTGGCGGAAGAAGACCGGCGGACGGGCGAGTACGACTAA
- the yidD gene encoding membrane protein insertion efficiency factor YidD, with protein MRRALILVARAWQIGPSRILPPTCRYAPSCSEYAIEALEKHGAIKGGWMAVKRIMRCHPWGGHGYDPVP; from the coding sequence ATGAGGCGCGCGCTGATTCTGGTGGCGCGTGCCTGGCAGATCGGCCCCTCGCGCATCCTGCCGCCTACCTGCCGCTATGCCCCCAGCTGTTCCGAATACGCGATTGAGGCGCTGGAGAAGCATGGGGCAATCAAGGGTGGATGGATGGCGGTGAAGCGTATAATGCGCTGCCACCCATGGGGCGGGCACGGCTATGATCCTGTGCCGTAA
- a CDS encoding HAD family hydrolase, translating into MSETDISRESPAVEAVVFDVGRVIVQWDLRALFAKLIDDPAELDRFLAEVVTEEWHFQHDAGRPLAETVPERQAEFPQYAALIAAYAERFLDSIPGRVPGTAQLVQRLAGREVPLYAITNFGAEFWDMFRPTEPLFDLFGDIVVSGREKMMKPHPPIFALAAERFGHEPGAMLFIDDNRANIDAAAALGWQVHHFRDAARLERDLQERGLI; encoded by the coding sequence ATGTCTGAAACGGATATTTCTCGCGAAAGCCCCGCTGTGGAAGCGGTCGTGTTCGATGTCGGGCGCGTGATCGTGCAATGGGATCTGCGCGCGCTTTTCGCGAAATTGATCGACGATCCTGCCGAGTTGGATCGCTTCCTCGCCGAAGTCGTGACCGAGGAATGGCATTTCCAGCACGATGCCGGGCGTCCGCTCGCGGAAACGGTGCCCGAACGGCAGGCGGAATTTCCCCAGTATGCCGCGCTGATTGCAGCATATGCCGAACGCTTTCTCGATAGCATACCCGGCCGCGTTCCGGGCACTGCCCAACTGGTGCAACGCCTGGCGGGGCGCGAGGTCCCGCTTTACGCCATAACCAATTTCGGTGCCGAATTCTGGGATATGTTCCGTCCGACCGAGCCGCTGTTCGATCTGTTCGGCGATATTGTGGTTTCGGGTCGCGAAAAGATGATGAAGCCGCATCCGCCCATCTTCGCCCTTGCAGCAGAGCGCTTTGGCCATGAACCGGGCGCGATGCTGTTCATCGACGACAACCGGGCGAATATCGATGCCGCGGCTGCGCTGGGGTGGCAGGTGCATCATTTCCGCGATGCGGCCAGGCTGGAGCGCGATCTGCAGGAGCGTGGGCTGATATGA
- the rnpA gene encoding ribonuclease P protein component encodes MTLATIRKRADFLAANRGLRVARPGFVLLAHPNGGQGKRFGITVTKKIGNAVVRNRMKRRFRELLRAALPEAGLPDHDHVLIGREGGVERDFARLADELGEALRRAAAGKGDPPRRRRGGRR; translated from the coding sequence ATGACACTCGCGACGATCCGCAAGCGCGCCGATTTTCTGGCTGCGAATCGCGGGTTGCGCGTTGCGCGACCCGGCTTCGTACTGCTGGCCCATCCCAACGGCGGGCAGGGCAAGCGCTTCGGTATCACCGTGACCAAGAAAATTGGCAACGCGGTCGTGCGCAACCGGATGAAGCGCCGTTTCCGGGAGCTTCTGCGGGCAGCCTTGCCCGAAGCCGGCCTGCCCGATCACGACCATGTGCTGATCGGCCGCGAAGGCGGGGTGGAGCGCGATTTTGCCCGGCTGGCGGACGAGTTGGGCGAAGCGCTGCGCCGGGCGGCGGCCGGCAAGGGCGATCCGCCACGCCGCCGCCGGGGAGGGCGCAGATGA
- the rpmH gene encoding 50S ribosomal protein L34 produces MKRTFQPSNLVRKRRHGFFARKATPGGRKVLRLRRRRGRKSLCA; encoded by the coding sequence ATGAAGCGGACTTTCCAGCCCAGCAACCTCGTGCGCAAGCGGCGCCACGGCTTTTTCGCCCGCAAGGCGACCCCTGGCGGCCGCAAGGTTCTGCGCCTGCGCCGCCGGCGCGGTCGCAAGTCGCTCTGCGCGTAA
- a CDS encoding YifB family Mg chelatase-like AAA ATPase produces the protein MVALVRTVAYLGLEARGVEVQCSVAPGLPKFNIVGLADKAVGESKERVRAALSSMGLALPPKRITINLSPADLPKEGSHYDLPIALALLAVMGVTDAEQLADFVAVGELALDGRVVPSPGVLLAALHASQLDTGLICPTAQGAEARWASDVPVVAAPDLISLLNHLKGTQRLPDPVRGEVEAATHGPDLKQVKGQETAKRALEIAAAGGHNLLMIGPPGAGKSLLASCLPGILPDLSSAEALEVSMVQSVAGTLEGGRISRARPFRAPHHSASMAALTGGGLKVKPGEVSLAHLGVLFLDELPEFQRAVLDSLRQPLETGKVDVARANAHVSYPARVQLVAAMNPCRCGHLGDPALACSRAPRCAADYQSKVSGPMLDRIDLHVEVEPVSAADLALPPPAEGSAEVAARVARARARQTARADETGARTNAELDGDPLERFAGPDEVGRALLMQAAEAMRLSARGYTRMLRVARTIADLAGAEQVSRVHIAEALSYRRQPPRA, from the coding sequence GTGGTCGCACTGGTCAGGACGGTTGCTTATCTTGGGCTGGAGGCGCGCGGCGTCGAAGTGCAATGTTCGGTCGCGCCGGGCCTTCCCAAGTTCAACATCGTGGGTCTGGCCGACAAGGCCGTTGGCGAAAGCAAGGAACGGGTCCGCGCCGCGCTGTCTTCGATGGGACTGGCGCTGCCGCCCAAGCGGATCACGATCAACCTGTCACCCGCCGATCTTCCCAAGGAAGGCTCGCACTACGACTTGCCAATTGCTCTTGCCCTGCTCGCTGTCATGGGCGTGACCGATGCAGAACAGCTGGCGGACTTCGTGGCCGTGGGCGAGCTGGCGCTGGATGGGCGGGTCGTCCCTTCCCCCGGTGTTCTGCTGGCCGCGCTTCATGCCAGCCAGCTGGATACAGGCCTTATTTGCCCAACGGCACAGGGAGCCGAAGCCCGCTGGGCGAGCGACGTGCCGGTCGTCGCCGCGCCCGATCTGATCAGTCTGCTCAACCACCTGAAGGGCACCCAGCGCCTGCCCGATCCCGTCAGGGGCGAAGTGGAGGCGGCGACACACGGACCCGATCTGAAGCAGGTGAAGGGGCAGGAAACCGCCAAGCGCGCGCTGGAAATCGCCGCGGCGGGTGGACACAACCTGTTGATGATCGGGCCGCCCGGCGCGGGCAAGAGCCTGCTCGCATCCTGCCTCCCGGGGATCCTGCCCGATCTCAGCAGTGCGGAGGCGCTGGAAGTGTCGATGGTGCAGTCGGTCGCCGGCACGCTGGAAGGAGGGCGCATCAGCCGCGCCCGCCCATTCCGCGCGCCGCACCATTCAGCCAGCATGGCCGCGCTCACCGGTGGCGGGTTGAAGGTCAAACCCGGCGAAGTCAGCCTGGCGCATCTGGGCGTGCTGTTCCTGGACGAATTGCCGGAGTTCCAGCGCGCTGTGCTGGATTCTCTGCGACAGCCTCTCGAAACCGGGAAAGTCGACGTCGCCCGCGCCAATGCGCACGTCAGCTATCCCGCGCGGGTGCAGCTAGTGGCGGCGATGAACCCATGCCGTTGCGGCCATCTGGGCGACCCGGCCCTGGCGTGCAGCCGGGCACCGCGTTGCGCCGCCGATTATCAAAGCAAGGTTTCAGGCCCGATGCTCGACCGGATCGACCTGCATGTGGAGGTTGAACCGGTCAGCGCCGCCGACCTGGCGCTCCCCCCTCCGGCAGAAGGGTCGGCCGAAGTCGCCGCCCGCGTTGCCCGCGCCCGTGCCAGACAGACCGCGCGGGCAGATGAAACCGGCGCGCGAACCAACGCCGAGCTCGACGGCGACCCGCTTGAACGTTTCGCCGGCCCCGACGAAGTTGGCCGTGCTCTACTTATGCAGGCGGCGGAGGCCATGCGCCTTTCCGCTCGCGGATACACCCGAATGTTGCGCGTCGCGCGAACGATTGCCGACCTGGCCGGCGCCGAACAGGTGAGCCGCGTGCACATCGCCGAAGCGCTCAGCTATCGCAGACAACCGCCTCGCGCGTAA
- a CDS encoding winged helix-turn-helix transcriptional regulator, which produces MGDIREPLRELTNCGLPEALEVMGERWSFMILRASFNGLHHFEEFLSELGIARNILSNRLAKLVEHGILDRQPCPDDRRRIEYRLTAKGSDLLPAMVALRQWGQKYGSEVVEDPVLVDDRDRLPIGPTSILSHDGRVLAHKDLRLVKPDRLGLRDDGTRAEPGEAVERGDVAYFDRVQAAE; this is translated from the coding sequence ATGGGCGATATTAGAGAACCACTGCGCGAACTGACCAATTGCGGTCTTCCCGAAGCCCTGGAGGTTATGGGAGAGCGTTGGAGCTTCATGATCCTGCGCGCCAGTTTCAACGGCCTGCATCATTTCGAGGAGTTCCTGAGCGAGCTGGGCATTGCCCGGAACATCCTTTCCAACCGCCTCGCCAAGCTGGTTGAACACGGGATACTCGATCGCCAACCGTGCCCCGACGACCGCCGACGGATCGAATATCGCCTGACGGCGAAGGGGTCCGACCTGCTGCCCGCGATGGTCGCGCTGCGTCAGTGGGGGCAGAAATACGGCAGCGAGGTGGTGGAAGATCCGGTACTGGTCGATGATCGCGACCGTCTGCCGATCGGCCCGACCTCGATCCTGTCACACGACGGGCGGGTCCTCGCGCACAAGGACCTGCGCCTGGTCAAACCCGACCGGCTCGGTCTGCGCGACGATGGCACGCGCGCGGAGCCCGGCGAAGCGGTGGAGCGCGGCGACGTGGCCTATTTCGATCGGGTCCAGGCGGCCGAGTAA
- a CDS encoding UPF0262 family protein, which translates to MSGTADSWRIAHIALDQDTILWRNPDVEQERRVAIYDLIEENTFKPLRAVEKGHTGPWRLTLSVQDGRLGLAIATMDETPVETLVLGLARFRRPIREYFAICDSYYQAIRKATPAEIETIDMARRGIHNNAAEMLLERLEGKVETDFATARRLFTLICVLHIKG; encoded by the coding sequence ATGTCCGGCACTGCTGACTCGTGGCGTATCGCCCATATCGCGCTCGATCAGGATACGATCCTGTGGCGCAACCCGGATGTGGAGCAGGAACGCAGGGTCGCGATCTATGACCTGATTGAGGAAAACACTTTCAAGCCGCTCCGCGCGGTGGAGAAAGGCCACACGGGCCCCTGGCGGTTGACGCTGTCGGTGCAGGACGGGCGGCTGGGCCTGGCGATCGCGACGATGGATGAAACGCCCGTGGAAACGCTGGTGCTTGGCCTGGCCCGCTTTCGCCGCCCGATCCGCGAGTACTTTGCCATTTGCGACAGCTATTATCAGGCGATTCGCAAGGCGACCCCGGCAGAGATCGAGACGATCGACATGGCCCGGCGGGGGATTCACAACAATGCTGCCGAAATGCTGCTCGAGCGCCTGGAAGGAAAAGTCGAAACCGATTTCGCCACGGCGCGGCGGCTGTTCACGCTGATTTGCGTGCTCCATATCAAGGGGTAG
- a CDS encoding DUF4136 domain-containing protein → MKAPLFQRLPAAFAVAALAGLSACATPAITGPVEVTRFVEPSANARLGQGTVFVETAPGAQADSLALAPYKQAVARELARLGYREAPRTGASQIAQVRVERFVSGPDGRRRGPVSVGVGGGTGSYGSGVGLGLNINLGGSGPQEMIGTQVGVMLRDKQSGETYWEGRAQFSVSENSQYAEPTASADAVAAALFRDFPGRNGETIEVKVPE, encoded by the coding sequence ATGAAAGCCCCATTATTCCAGAGACTTCCCGCCGCCTTCGCGGTCGCTGCTCTCGCCGGGCTGTCCGCCTGCGCCACACCCGCGATCACTGGCCCGGTAGAGGTGACACGCTTCGTTGAACCGTCTGCAAATGCTCGGCTGGGCCAGGGCACCGTGTTCGTCGAAACCGCGCCCGGCGCGCAGGCCGATTCGCTGGCCCTGGCCCCCTACAAGCAGGCGGTGGCCCGCGAACTCGCTCGCCTCGGTTATCGCGAGGCGCCCCGCACCGGTGCGTCGCAGATTGCGCAAGTCCGGGTCGAACGTTTCGTATCGGGGCCCGACGGTCGGCGTCGTGGCCCGGTCAGCGTCGGCGTAGGGGGCGGCACCGGCAGCTATGGATCGGGTGTCGGCCTGGGTCTCAATATCAACCTCGGTGGAAGCGGGCCGCAAGAGATGATCGGCACCCAGGTCGGGGTAATGCTGCGTGACAAGCAAAGCGGTGAGACATATTGGGAAGGGCGCGCGCAATTTTCGGTAAGCGAAAATTCACAATATGCCGAGCCGACCGCGAGCGCTGACGCCGTCGCGGCGGCACTGTTCCGGGATTTTCCCGGCCGCAACGGCGAAACGATAGAAGTGAAGGTCCCCGAGTGA
- the ykgO gene encoding type B 50S ribosomal protein L36 gives MKIRNSLKSLKNRHRDCRVIRRRGRTYVINKTNRRFKARQG, from the coding sequence ATGAAGATCCGCAACAGTCTCAAGTCGCTCAAGAACCGTCATCGCGATTGCCGCGTGATCCGTCGTCGCGGGCGCACTTACGTCATCAACAAGACCAACCGCCGTTTCAAGGCGCGCCAGGGCTGA
- a CDS encoding cytidine deaminase, giving the protein MTDEDLIAAARGAATKAYAPYSGFPVGAALRFADGTVVTGANIENASYGLALCAETVAVAKAMAGGIRGGLEAVAVTGPGADPITPCGRCRQVLNELAALGDTDPEVLCVGPDEVRRMRLSALLPAAFGPASLG; this is encoded by the coding sequence ATGACGGACGAAGACCTGATCGCTGCGGCGCGCGGAGCGGCCACGAAAGCCTATGCACCCTATTCGGGCTTTCCCGTCGGGGCGGCGCTGCGTTTTGCCGACGGAACCGTGGTGACGGGCGCGAATATCGAAAACGCCAGCTACGGCCTTGCGCTCTGTGCGGAAACGGTCGCCGTGGCCAAGGCAATGGCCGGGGGGATCCGTGGGGGGCTGGAGGCCGTGGCGGTGACCGGGCCCGGCGCCGATCCGATCACGCCGTGCGGCCGCTGCCGCCAGGTGCTCAACGAACTCGCCGCGCTCGGCGACACCGATCCAGAGGTGCTGTGCGTGGGGCCCGACGAAGTCCGGCGGATGCGGCTGAGCGCGCTCCTGCCCGCAGCCTTCGGGCCGGCCAGCCTGGGCTAG